The Sorangiineae bacterium MSr11367 genome window below encodes:
- a CDS encoding LysR family transcriptional regulator has protein sequence MNLLDVRHLRLVQAVAESGTVTHAAAALHLTQSAVSRQLVELEARLGVELFSRAKKKMTPTAAGQRILRTAGPLLDELRALEEDVAQKTRPAPMLRIATECYTCYRWLPSAFPDLHRVQPDLEVRIVLEATRRPMDALLRGEIDAAVVSGTTRDRRLGAIPLFDDELVAVLHPAHPLAARTYLEPRHFAGETLFTHDLPPEQFYFLRQVLGPAGVEPRRTLRVPLTEAILEMVAANLGITVLAQWSVQSHVDAGAVVARKVTRSGMVRTWRLAHARQGAMLPAVQALARTMQRKPICATSRKP, from the coding sequence ATGAATCTGCTGGACGTGCGCCATCTTCGGCTCGTGCAGGCCGTTGCCGAATCCGGAACGGTGACCCATGCCGCTGCGGCGCTGCACCTCACGCAGTCGGCGGTGAGCCGGCAGCTGGTCGAATTGGAAGCGCGCCTCGGGGTCGAGCTCTTTTCGCGCGCGAAGAAGAAAATGACGCCCACCGCTGCAGGGCAGCGCATCCTGCGCACCGCGGGGCCGCTTCTCGACGAGCTCCGTGCGCTCGAGGAGGACGTGGCCCAAAAGACGCGGCCCGCGCCCATGCTGCGCATCGCCACCGAATGTTACACGTGTTACCGCTGGCTCCCGTCGGCCTTTCCGGACCTGCACCGCGTGCAGCCCGACCTGGAGGTGCGCATCGTCCTCGAGGCCACGCGCCGTCCGATGGACGCGCTGTTGCGCGGTGAGATCGATGCGGCGGTGGTCTCCGGGACGACGCGCGATCGCCGGCTCGGGGCCATTCCGCTGTTCGACGACGAGCTGGTGGCGGTGCTCCACCCCGCGCACCCTCTGGCGGCGCGAACGTACCTCGAACCGCGGCATTTTGCGGGTGAAACCTTGTTTACCCATGACTTGCCGCCGGAGCAGTTCTACTTCTTGCGCCAGGTCCTGGGGCCCGCCGGGGTGGAGCCGCGGCGTACCTTGCGCGTGCCGCTCACGGAGGCGATCCTCGAGATGGTCGCCGCCAACTTGGGTATTACCGTGCTCGCGCAATGGAGTGTGCAGTCGCACGTCGATGCCGGGGCCGTCGTGGCGCGCAAAGTGACGCGCTCGGGCATGGTGCGCACGTGGCGCCTTGCCCACGCGCGCCAGGGTGCCATGCTTCCCGCGGTGCAGGCCCTCGCGCGCACCATGCAACGCAAACCGATTTGCGCTACATCGAGGAAACCATGA
- a CDS encoding fumarylacetoacetate hydrolase family protein: MTDERAREAAAILWSAWQEKRLLEGLPEHCRPRDLGEGYAVQRALGELAGATIGWKIAATSKAGQAHIRVDAPSAGRLFECFAHASGATLPARHLHMRAAEAEFAFRMGRDLPPRARPYERDEVMAAVGALHIAIEVPDSRFHDYVAAGAAQIVGDDSCAGYFVLGPEVATWKGDDLPGHTVALRKEGAVVATGIGSNVLGDPRLALTWLANELRQRERGLRAGEIVTTGTCIPPYTIGPGDALTADFGTYGTVSVAFEP; this comes from the coding sequence ATGACGGACGAACGAGCACGCGAGGCCGCGGCGATTCTATGGTCGGCTTGGCAGGAGAAACGGCTTCTCGAGGGCTTGCCCGAGCACTGCAGGCCGCGCGATCTCGGGGAAGGCTACGCGGTCCAGCGCGCGCTGGGAGAGCTCGCCGGTGCGACCATCGGATGGAAGATTGCGGCCACCAGCAAGGCGGGGCAGGCCCATATCCGGGTCGATGCCCCCTCGGCGGGGCGCCTGTTCGAGTGCTTCGCGCACGCATCCGGCGCCACGTTGCCGGCGCGGCATCTTCACATGCGCGCCGCGGAGGCGGAGTTCGCTTTTCGCATGGGCCGCGACTTGCCCCCGCGCGCTCGCCCCTACGAGCGCGACGAAGTGATGGCCGCCGTGGGCGCCTTGCACATCGCCATCGAGGTGCCCGATTCGCGCTTCCACGATTACGTGGCCGCCGGCGCAGCGCAAATCGTGGGCGACGACTCCTGCGCCGGGTACTTCGTGCTCGGGCCCGAGGTCGCCACGTGGAAGGGCGACGACCTTCCAGGGCACACCGTCGCCCTGCGAAAAGAGGGCGCCGTCGTCGCCACGGGCATCGGCTCCAACGTGCTCGGCGATCCGCGCCTCGCGCTCACCTGGCTGGCCAACGAGTTACGCCAGCGCGAACGCGGCCTCCGCGCCGGCGAAATCGTCACCACGGGCACATGCATCCCGCCCTACACCATCGGCCCGGGCGACGCGCTGACCGCGGATTTCGGTACCTACGGCACCGTATCGGTGGCCTTCGAGCCGTGA